A genomic segment from Polyangium mundeleinium encodes:
- a CDS encoding DDE-type integrase/transposase/recombinase, producing MWADKTNIIGESFIRWLGVARSKFFDWKKRYGKANEHNADVPRDFWIGPEERQKVLDFHAKNPLEGYRRLTFMMLDQDVVAVSPSTTYRVLSAAGRLDRWKRGASKKGTGFVQPLRPHEHWHIDIAYLNVAGTFYYLCSLLDGASRAIVHWEIREAMTELDVECIAQRAREKYPDERPRIISDNGPQFIAKDFKEFIRIAGMTHVRISVNYPQSNGKIERWHRTLKSDAIRVTPPSSLADARRIVGRFVDHYNGVRLHSAIGYITPNDALAGRADIIWAARDTKLEAAREARRQRRLAARAAAHPELRAPAGGSVCPSPA from the coding sequence GTGTGGGCCGACAAGACGAATATCATCGGGGAGAGCTTCATTCGCTGGCTCGGCGTCGCGCGCAGCAAGTTCTTCGACTGGAAGAAGCGCTACGGTAAGGCGAACGAGCACAATGCAGATGTGCCACGCGACTTCTGGATCGGGCCCGAGGAGCGGCAGAAGGTGCTCGACTTCCACGCAAAGAACCCGCTCGAGGGCTATCGCCGATTGACGTTCATGATGCTGGACCAGGACGTCGTCGCCGTCAGTCCTTCGACCACCTATCGGGTGCTGTCGGCGGCAGGCCGCCTCGACCGCTGGAAGCGGGGCGCGTCGAAGAAGGGCACCGGCTTCGTGCAGCCGCTCAGGCCGCACGAGCACTGGCACATCGATATCGCCTACCTGAACGTAGCTGGCACGTTCTATTACCTGTGCTCGCTGCTCGACGGCGCCAGCCGCGCGATCGTCCATTGGGAGATTCGCGAAGCGATGACCGAGTTGGATGTCGAGTGCATCGCACAGCGTGCGCGCGAGAAGTACCCTGACGAAAGGCCACGCATCATCTCGGACAACGGCCCGCAGTTCATCGCGAAGGACTTCAAGGAGTTCATCCGAATCGCGGGCATGACGCACGTGCGCATCTCGGTCAACTACCCCCAGTCGAATGGCAAGATCGAGCGCTGGCACAGGACGCTGAAGAGCGACGCGATTCGGGTGACGCCGCCGTCATCGCTCGCGGATGCCCGCCGCATCGTCGGGCGCTTCGTCGACCATTACAACGGCGTGCGCTTGCACAGCGCCATCGGGTACATCACACCGAACGACGCGCTCGCGGGCCGAGCCGATATCATCTGGGCCGCACGTGACACGAAGCTCGAGGCAGCTCGTGAGGCGCGGCGGCAGCGTCGCCTGGCAGCGAGGGCGGCTGCGCATCCGGAGCTCCGAGCCCCCGCCGGAGGCTCCGTCTGCCCATCGCCCGCATAA
- a CDS encoding transposase, which yields MPKRIRRNHTSEQKAALLKRHHVEKVPVSSLCDETKLQPSLFYTWQRQLFENAAVVFDGPPKDKPSARERELEARVAQLEAKLSKKDAVIAEISEEYVKLKKELGEP from the coding sequence ATGCCGAAGCGAATCCGAAGAAACCACACGAGCGAGCAGAAGGCCGCGCTGCTGAAGCGCCACCACGTGGAGAAGGTGCCCGTTTCGAGCCTTTGCGACGAGACGAAGCTGCAGCCGAGCCTCTTCTACACCTGGCAGCGGCAGCTGTTCGAGAACGCGGCCGTCGTGTTCGATGGGCCGCCGAAGGACAAGCCCTCGGCACGCGAGCGTGAGCTCGAAGCGCGCGTCGCGCAGCTGGAGGCCAAGCTCTCGAAGAAGGACGCGGTGATCGCGGAGATCTCCGAGGAATACGTCAAGCTGAAAAAAGAACTTGGGGAGCCCTGA
- a CDS encoding phytanoyl-CoA dioxygenase family protein, with protein MPLESVPAAATAERLVEVLERDGAVIVEGLATPAAMSRIGDELAPWLTLPIEKSPLGNDRFKGMKTLRTSSLIAKSPGCRDLATTPRVLEVLDRVLGPQCATYQLSWTQAIRIAPGEIAQVAHRDTNMYPFARPGPECFVNTIWALTEFTKENGGTVVYPGSHLWSDARVPTPDDEVAHVEMAPGSVVIYYGSAYHGGGANVTTDRDRIGIGLAYTLGWLRQEENQYLACPPEIARDLPEALRNLIGYAGHYPFLGWHEGADPALHKGAGQRRKYTTNLKGRG; from the coding sequence ATGCCCCTCGAGAGCGTTCCCGCCGCCGCCACTGCCGAAAGGCTCGTCGAGGTTCTCGAACGCGACGGCGCCGTCATCGTCGAGGGGCTCGCGACGCCTGCGGCGATGAGCCGCATCGGCGATGAGCTTGCGCCTTGGCTCACACTGCCGATCGAAAAAAGCCCGCTCGGCAACGATCGCTTCAAGGGCATGAAGACGCTACGCACCTCGAGCCTGATCGCGAAGTCGCCGGGTTGCCGCGACCTCGCGACGACGCCACGCGTGCTCGAGGTGCTCGACCGCGTGCTCGGCCCGCAATGCGCGACCTATCAACTGTCTTGGACGCAAGCGATTCGCATCGCGCCGGGCGAGATCGCGCAGGTCGCGCACCGCGATACGAACATGTACCCGTTCGCGCGCCCCGGGCCCGAGTGCTTCGTGAATACGATCTGGGCGCTCACCGAGTTCACGAAAGAAAACGGCGGAACAGTCGTGTACCCCGGCAGCCATCTGTGGTCCGACGCGCGCGTGCCCACCCCCGACGACGAGGTCGCGCACGTCGAGATGGCGCCCGGTTCGGTCGTGATCTACTACGGCTCGGCGTATCACGGCGGCGGCGCGAACGTGACGACCGACCGCGATCGAATCGGCATCGGGCTTGCGTACACGCTCGGCTGGCTTCGCCAAGAAGAGAACCAGTACCTCGCGTGCCCGCCCGAGATCGCGCGCGATCTGCCCGAAGCGCTACGTAACTTGATCGGCTACGCGGGGCACTACCCGTTCTTGGGTTGGCACGAGGGCGCCGACCCCGCGCTGCACAAGGGCGCGGGGCAACGAAGGAAGTACACGACGAATCTCAAGGGCAGGGGCTAA
- a CDS encoding FG-GAP-like repeat-containing protein, which yields MRYLKSSLSYLTIPTLSALLLAGCASADPSEADSHEGDEAVGEVHDALTAEQCNYFDVNGTVQICHKTSSTKHPYTIIRVSEQACINAHSSHNGDHVTSLDPTSPLFDPTCSGLGCLPVNAPCDATVPCCDGLTCQSGTCVDVDECAAGTDNCDANATCTNTTGSFTCACNAGYEGDGVSCTNIDECAASPCLNGGTCTDGINNYTCACAPGFTGTNCEINIDECAASPCQNGGTCTDGINSYTCECAPGFTGTNCETNIDECAASPCQNGGTCTDGINSYTCACAPGYTGTNCETNIDECAASPCQNGGSCTDGVGSYTCQCAPTYEGTHCEACTGPLGDCNGNSSDGCEVNLQSDADSCGACGIACATGEICSNGTCQAAPSGQVPGTPISVPANHNPLAPAVADVNGDGKLDILVANAESGSIVTPSGSFSAFLGNGDATVQAEVNYTGAPLSSNAVVAADVDGDGWLDAVTVNGQTNLLLSNGSISVYRNLGPSAPGTFDAPTNFTTGTPGSVHLCAGDFDHDGLVDIATTSVTLSQVSVLFGTGAGSFGAPTFITIPNTGGVQSTIACRDLNGDGFSDLVVTSPASARLSTLINQGNGSFAAPVSYTNAVNGQTAGIAFGDANGDGTLDILSNGAAGRYLFFFKGNGNGTFASGVQSAAAPTTAVNSALGVVADDFNGDGKLDAYILVTTASGGVRPMTGNGNGSFTTGTVVTTGASPGLNAIATADMDADGYADLILTNRGSGTVTVVPNGL from the coding sequence ATGCGTTATCTCAAAAGCTCTCTCTCCTATCTGACGATCCCGACTCTCTCCGCCCTGCTCCTCGCGGGCTGCGCCAGCGCTGACCCCTCCGAGGCCGATAGCCACGAAGGCGACGAGGCCGTGGGCGAGGTCCATGACGCGCTCACCGCCGAGCAGTGCAACTACTTCGATGTCAACGGTACGGTCCAGATCTGCCACAAGACCAGCTCGACGAAGCATCCCTACACGATCATCCGAGTCAGCGAGCAGGCGTGTATCAACGCGCATAGCTCTCACAACGGCGACCACGTCACCAGCCTCGACCCGACCTCGCCGCTCTTCGACCCGACGTGCAGCGGCCTGGGCTGCCTGCCCGTGAACGCGCCGTGCGACGCCACGGTGCCCTGCTGCGACGGCCTCACGTGCCAGAGCGGCACCTGCGTCGACGTCGACGAGTGCGCCGCCGGCACCGACAATTGCGACGCAAACGCCACCTGCACCAATACCACGGGCTCCTTCACCTGCGCCTGCAACGCGGGGTACGAGGGCGACGGCGTGAGCTGTACCAACATCGACGAGTGCGCCGCAAGCCCGTGCCTGAACGGCGGCACATGCACCGACGGCATCAATAACTACACCTGCGCGTGCGCTCCCGGCTTCACCGGCACCAACTGCGAGATCAACATCGACGAGTGCGCCGCAAGCCCGTGCCAGAATGGCGGCACATGCACCGACGGCATCAATAGCTACACCTGCGAATGCGCGCCTGGCTTCACCGGCACCAACTGCGAGACCAACATCGACGAGTGCGCCGCAAGCCCGTGCCAGAATGGCGGCACATGCACCGACGGCATCAATAGCTACACCTGCGCGTGCGCTCCCGGCTACACCGGCACCAACTGCGAGACCAATATCGACGAGTGCGCCGCGAGCCCGTGCCAGAACGGCGGCAGCTGCACCGACGGCGTGGGCAGCTACACCTGCCAGTGCGCGCCCACCTATGAGGGGACCCATTGCGAGGCTTGCACCGGCCCCCTCGGGGACTGCAACGGGAACTCGTCCGACGGCTGCGAGGTGAACCTCCAGAGCGACGCCGATAGCTGCGGCGCCTGCGGCATCGCGTGCGCGACGGGCGAAATCTGCTCGAACGGTACCTGCCAGGCCGCGCCCTCCGGTCAGGTCCCCGGCACGCCGATCAGCGTCCCCGCGAACCACAACCCGCTGGCTCCGGCGGTCGCCGATGTGAATGGCGACGGCAAGCTCGACATCCTGGTGGCCAACGCCGAATCCGGATCGATCGTGACCCCCTCCGGCTCGTTCTCCGCTTTCCTCGGCAACGGCGACGCAACCGTCCAGGCGGAGGTCAACTACACGGGCGCTCCGCTCTCCAGCAACGCGGTCGTGGCCGCGGACGTGGACGGTGACGGGTGGCTCGACGCCGTCACCGTCAACGGCCAGACCAACCTGCTCCTCAGCAACGGGAGCATCAGCGTCTACCGAAACCTTGGCCCGAGCGCGCCCGGAACCTTCGACGCGCCGACGAACTTCACCACCGGCACCCCGGGCTCCGTCCACCTCTGCGCCGGCGACTTCGATCACGATGGGCTGGTCGACATCGCCACCACCAGCGTGACCCTGAGCCAGGTGAGCGTGCTTTTCGGCACCGGCGCGGGCAGCTTCGGCGCGCCCACGTTCATCACCATCCCGAACACCGGCGGCGTGCAGTCGACCATCGCCTGCCGTGATCTGAACGGCGATGGCTTCTCCGATCTCGTGGTGACGAGCCCCGCCAGCGCACGCCTGTCGACCCTCATCAACCAGGGCAACGGCTCGTTCGCCGCACCCGTCTCCTACACCAACGCCGTCAACGGCCAGACGGCGGGCATCGCCTTTGGCGACGCCAACGGCGACGGCACGCTCGACATCCTCTCGAACGGCGCGGCCGGCCGGTACCTCTTCTTCTTCAAGGGGAACGGCAACGGCACCTTCGCGAGCGGCGTTCAGTCCGCCGCCGCGCCCACGACAGCCGTCAACTCGGCGCTGGGCGTCGTGGCCGATGACTTCAACGGCGATGGCAAGCTCGACGCCTACATCCTCGTTACAACAGCCTCGGGCGGCGTCCGCCCGATGACTGGCAACGGCAACGGAAGCTTCACCACGGGCACCGTCGTCACGACCGGCGCCTCGCCTGGCCTCAACGCCATCGCCACCGCGGACATGGACGCGGACGGGTACGCCGACCTCATCCTGACAAACAGGGGCTCTGGCACCGTGACCGTGGTCCCCAACGGACTCTGA
- a CDS encoding poly-gamma-glutamate hydrolase family protein, with protein sequence MKNASMIVPVLACALAACGGEQAGDGIESIGVNQAALNQSSITVTVDSSMTSKERCRVPSSMFDSMHANSYVAPGETYDTTKFHYGEQLLIKRGTTLRGLCTVDGVASSTSDIQVSQTLFTNRVALAGETTSATGVTVSNEYASGVAPAIAEPATTISAVKNSSSNKVREFLSRDANTKVVYTAPHPFEDYTFDQVEGIYNHNPTRNGAWVVGINSNDPSADAKFHITSTDISWRSFPLLQSFVPNQVYYSVSFHRHACSGVDIQVGGSIFPEFRQGVAEILSEYLQGEGLDIAWSNTSGCDLAGSNQFNYVNWIGSYGGVQIEQSPAVLDSTTRREKARDAVRSVYDCLLDPADDSDVHDYADQTNGQQTVVYATNGDYATDGECPRFIGDIEVPSTPLNRPKEVITAVWDCEVGDTAHVDIYGIDGYGHAFRVGGGMMEYVLTSDMNCDSVKVTTGPTPWIEPEIYDGATYRAVIRASSSTGQPKGAVFAIQW encoded by the coding sequence ATGAAGAATGCATCTATGATCGTGCCGGTCCTCGCCTGCGCCCTCGCGGCTTGCGGTGGTGAGCAGGCGGGTGATGGAATCGAATCCATCGGCGTGAACCAGGCGGCGCTCAACCAGAGCAGCATCACCGTCACCGTGGACTCGAGCATGACCAGCAAAGAGCGGTGCCGCGTGCCTTCCTCGATGTTCGACAGCATGCACGCCAATTCCTATGTGGCGCCTGGTGAAACTTACGATACGACCAAGTTTCATTATGGAGAGCAGCTTCTCATCAAGCGCGGCACCACGCTCCGAGGCCTCTGTACCGTGGACGGCGTGGCGAGCTCCACGAGCGACATCCAGGTGAGCCAGACCCTCTTCACCAACCGGGTCGCGCTCGCCGGCGAGACGACCTCGGCCACGGGCGTCACGGTGTCGAACGAGTACGCGTCAGGGGTCGCGCCCGCGATCGCGGAGCCGGCGACGACCATCTCGGCGGTGAAGAACAGCTCGTCGAACAAGGTCCGAGAGTTCCTGTCACGCGACGCGAACACGAAGGTGGTCTACACGGCGCCCCATCCCTTCGAGGACTACACCTTCGACCAGGTGGAGGGCATCTACAACCACAACCCGACGCGAAATGGCGCCTGGGTGGTGGGCATCAACAGCAACGATCCCAGCGCAGACGCCAAGTTCCACATCACCTCGACCGACATCAGCTGGCGCAGCTTCCCCTTGCTCCAGAGCTTCGTGCCGAACCAGGTCTATTACTCGGTGTCGTTCCATCGACATGCGTGCTCGGGCGTGGACATCCAGGTCGGCGGCAGTATCTTCCCCGAATTCCGGCAGGGCGTCGCGGAGATCCTCAGCGAGTACTTGCAAGGGGAAGGGCTCGACATCGCGTGGTCCAACACGAGTGGATGCGATCTCGCTGGCAGCAACCAGTTTAATTACGTCAACTGGATCGGGTCGTACGGCGGCGTCCAGATCGAGCAGAGCCCTGCCGTGCTCGACAGCACGACGCGGCGCGAGAAGGCGAGGGACGCCGTCCGCTCGGTCTACGACTGCTTGCTGGACCCCGCCGACGATTCCGACGTACACGACTACGCCGATCAAACCAATGGCCAGCAGACCGTCGTCTACGCTACGAACGGCGACTATGCGACCGACGGCGAATGCCCCCGTTTCATCGGTGACATCGAGGTCCCGTCGACCCCCTTGAACCGCCCGAAAGAGGTGATCACCGCGGTGTGGGACTGCGAAGTTGGCGACACGGCGCACGTCGACATCTACGGCATAGACGGCTACGGCCACGCGTTCCGCGTCGGGGGAGGGATGATGGAGTACGTGTTGACCTCGGATATGAACTGCGACTCCGTGAAGGTCACCACGGGCCCCACTCCCTGGATCGAACCCGAGATCTACGACGGCGCCACGTACCGCGCCGTCATCCGCGCGAGCAGCAGCACCGGCCAGCCGAAGGGCGCCGTGTTCGCCATTCAATGGTGA
- a CDS encoding LA_2272 family surface repeat-containing protein yields MTPRPDPTAPTRRTLAAAAALALGLLTAVAAADEPASASAAAPAPVAIPAPAPAPLPDPEYPPPVVASEPKAPSPATVRYQPVNVGFMYPIATNAGAPDIFTHLDLALVLGRIGYLGGLQIGPVGWVGYDMRGAQIGLAHVVEGRAEGLELDGLFSIARGDFAGAQIAGLMGWTSGRMTGLALAGMASYVYADVDGVLLGGLVSVARGKVRGLQMAGGTNIGRVDGLQLGIVNVSAEVRGVQIGLINVARRIKGVQVGVLNITDKLEGESLGLLPIPRRGGVHPVVWGSNSIFANLGVKFASAYAYSILGIGLHNRPLPDGKRQAAFTAGLTLGARVPITEGFAVAGDLAGNRLFADGVPLTTHDELYKARVLVSFEIAKRLVPFVGGGVAMAVQGSDSLRFSFLPEGTAGIEL; encoded by the coding sequence ATGACGCCGCGTCCCGACCCCACCGCCCCCACGAGGCGCACGCTCGCCGCGGCCGCCGCGCTCGCTCTCGGCCTGCTCACCGCCGTCGCGGCCGCCGACGAACCCGCGTCCGCTTCCGCCGCCGCTCCCGCTCCCGTCGCCATTCCCGCGCCCGCGCCCGCGCCTCTCCCCGACCCGGAGTATCCTCCGCCCGTCGTCGCCTCCGAGCCGAAAGCTCCATCGCCCGCGACCGTCCGGTATCAGCCCGTCAACGTCGGGTTCATGTATCCGATCGCCACGAATGCCGGCGCGCCGGACATCTTTACCCACCTCGACCTGGCCCTCGTGCTCGGCCGGATCGGTTATCTCGGCGGGTTGCAGATCGGGCCCGTGGGCTGGGTCGGGTACGATATGCGGGGCGCGCAGATCGGGCTCGCGCACGTCGTCGAGGGGCGCGCCGAGGGGCTCGAGCTCGATGGCCTCTTTTCCATTGCACGAGGCGATTTCGCGGGCGCGCAGATCGCGGGGCTCATGGGGTGGACGAGCGGGCGGATGACCGGCCTCGCGCTCGCAGGCATGGCGAGTTACGTGTACGCCGATGTCGACGGGGTCCTCCTCGGCGGGCTCGTTTCGGTCGCCCGCGGAAAGGTCCGCGGGCTGCAAATGGCGGGGGGGACGAACATCGGGCGCGTCGACGGCCTGCAGCTCGGGATCGTGAACGTCTCGGCCGAGGTGCGCGGCGTGCAGATCGGGCTCATCAACGTGGCGCGCCGGATCAAGGGCGTGCAGGTGGGGGTCCTGAACATCACCGACAAGCTCGAAGGCGAATCGCTCGGCCTCCTACCGATTCCGCGGCGCGGCGGCGTCCACCCGGTGGTCTGGGGGTCGAATTCGATCTTCGCGAACCTCGGCGTGAAATTCGCGAGCGCGTATGCGTATTCGATCCTCGGCATCGGCCTCCACAACCGGCCGCTCCCCGACGGGAAACGACAAGCTGCGTTCACGGCGGGGCTCACGCTGGGCGCGCGCGTGCCGATCACCGAGGGGTTCGCGGTGGCCGGGGATCTCGCGGGAAACCGGCTCTTCGCGGACGGCGTGCCGCTCACGACGCACGACGAGCTGTACAAGGCGCGCGTGCTCGTTTCGTTCGAGATTGCCAAACGGCTCGTGCCGTTCGTCGGGGGAGGCGTGGCGATGGCGGTGCAGGGATCGGATTCGCTGCGCTTTTCCTTCCTGCCGGAGGGGACGGCGGGAATCGAGCTTTAA
- a CDS encoding M57 family metalloprotease produces MKKLGLVYGLLALSAALATGCVAETGEPVDLENVGMDLTWEEFKAQAYQEPETGVYIVDGDTPMFSEEELEAFYLEHVQQGRLAVMTSGGQDVKWDSATALNITYCISTGFGSRYSAVVNAMNTATSAWEGAANVNFVHKSDQDANCSAQNKNVIFDVRPVNVGGQYLARAFFPNTSRNGRNVLIDNTAFTSQGISLDGVLRHELGHALGFRHEHTRPEAGACFEDNNWRGLTPYDSGSVMHYPQCNGTNSWALNLTSQDKAGAALLYGAPGSGGSGGSGGSGGGGKGNK; encoded by the coding sequence ATGAAGAAGCTTGGCCTCGTGTACGGATTGCTGGCTCTCTCCGCCGCGCTCGCGACGGGTTGCGTCGCCGAGACGGGCGAGCCGGTGGACCTGGAAAACGTCGGGATGGACCTCACCTGGGAGGAGTTCAAGGCGCAGGCCTATCAGGAGCCGGAGACGGGCGTTTACATCGTCGACGGCGATACGCCGATGTTCAGCGAAGAGGAGCTCGAAGCGTTTTACCTCGAGCACGTGCAGCAAGGCCGGCTCGCGGTCATGACCTCGGGCGGCCAGGACGTGAAATGGGATTCGGCGACGGCGCTGAACATCACGTATTGCATCAGCACTGGCTTCGGCAGCCGCTACAGCGCCGTCGTGAATGCGATGAACACGGCCACGAGCGCCTGGGAAGGCGCCGCGAACGTGAACTTCGTCCACAAGAGCGATCAGGACGCGAACTGCTCGGCGCAAAACAAGAACGTGATCTTCGACGTCCGCCCGGTGAACGTGGGCGGGCAGTACCTCGCGCGCGCGTTCTTCCCGAACACGAGCCGCAACGGCCGCAACGTGCTCATCGACAACACGGCATTCACGTCGCAGGGCATCTCGCTCGACGGCGTCCTGCGTCACGAGCTCGGCCACGCGCTCGGCTTCCGGCACGAGCACACGCGCCCCGAGGCGGGCGCCTGCTTCGAGGACAACAACTGGCGTGGCCTCACGCCCTACGACTCGGGCTCCGTCATGCACTATCCGCAGTGCAATGGGACGAACTCCTGGGCGCTCAACCTGACGAGCCAGGACAAGGCGGGCGCGGCCCTGCTCTACGGCGCCCCGGGCAGCGGCGGCAGCGGTGGCAGCGGCGGCAGCGGCGGCGGCGGCAAGGGCAACAAGTGA
- a CDS encoding inorganic diphosphatase, producing the protein MHPLHDIHVVPSSIAEFVPAVVEIPRGSKLKYELDKRTGLLMLDRVLYSSVHYPANYGFIPQTHAGDGDALDILVLMQEPVHPLTIVRARPVGGFRMRDDKGIDDKIIAVAIDDPAYAHYEEATELPSHVLAEIRRFFQDYKILEGKISEVDDLYDRKRALDVIAESIATYRKDAAWGKP; encoded by the coding sequence ATGCACCCTCTTCACGATATTCACGTCGTCCCTTCCTCCATCGCCGAGTTCGTCCCTGCGGTCGTCGAGATCCCGCGTGGATCCAAGCTCAAGTACGAGCTCGACAAGCGCACGGGGCTGCTCATGCTCGACCGTGTCCTCTACTCGTCGGTCCACTACCCGGCGAACTACGGGTTCATCCCGCAGACGCACGCGGGCGACGGGGATGCCCTCGACATCCTCGTCCTCATGCAGGAGCCCGTGCATCCCCTGACCATCGTGCGCGCCCGGCCCGTCGGCGGGTTTCGCATGCGGGACGACAAGGGCATCGACGACAAGATCATCGCCGTGGCAATCGACGATCCCGCGTATGCCCATTACGAAGAAGCGACGGAGCTGCCGTCGCACGTCCTCGCCGAGATCCGGCGGTTCTTTCAGGACTACAAGATCCTCGAGGGCAAGATCAGCGAGGTCGACGACCTCTACGATCGCAAGCGCGCCCTCGACGTGATCGCCGAGTCGATCGCGACCTATCGGAAGGACGCGGCCTGGGGCAAACCCTGA
- a CDS encoding SBBP repeat-containing protein encodes MLRRSRLLSLSFPTITLALLSAVAGCGEPTPNTTGGIAQGGGGGMGGGGGMGGGGMGGGGMGGQGGGGTGGTGGAPGCTIGTTQPCYAGPDGTQGVGPCKAGVQTCEPNGEFGACVDAVLPANETCNGVDDDCDGNVDDDPSCVCAPGETMDCYDGPPGTAGTGVCVAGKATCAPDGQSYGPCVGQVLPSAEVCNMQDDDCDGAPDDGIGCACSPGTSINCYTGPDNTNGVGLCKGGSQTCLADGTGYGACMGEVLPSLDNCASPADEDCSGAALACTGNHVASKPFGGALNQVGLDVAVDAQGNVYTIGHFEGSINMGGAIGTLTSAGSTDVLVAKYDPMGNVLWAKQYGNTATQVGNGIAVDSAGNVYVTGAFQGSINFGGGPLNSAGGDDLYAAKLDTNGVHLWSKSVGNTVTQQGMDIAVDATGAAYVTGQFSGDINFPGLLTNVAGLDAMLLKFASANGNAVWGRAFGGTGTQFGYEVSVTPAGQVTFVGAFQNSISFLNGNTLTSAGDYDIVVARYDSAGTHQWSKSFGDAANQRAFAVATDPTDGSVVLTGEYAGSFSFDGGTTTLTCADGTANVDGYIAKLDIMGNHVWSKSFGNLTAQRGQGLAIDVFGNIVITGEFFNQVSFGGNTVVSAGGRDVFVGKLNPSGAPLWLWRYGSGMLTNQSGEAVAIDPLTNTWVTGTFENIIDFGGGPFTSAGATDMFLAKLAP; translated from the coding sequence ATGCTTCGCCGATCGCGACTCCTTTCTCTATCTTTCCCCACGATCACGCTCGCCTTGCTCAGCGCCGTCGCCGGCTGCGGCGAGCCCACCCCCAACACCACCGGAGGCATCGCGCAAGGCGGCGGCGGCGGGATGGGCGGCGGCGGCGGGATGGGCGGCGGTGGGATGGGCGGCGGTGGGATGGGCGGCCAGGGCGGCGGCGGGACGGGCGGCACCGGCGGCGCTCCCGGCTGCACCATCGGCACGACGCAGCCCTGTTACGCCGGGCCCGACGGCACCCAGGGCGTCGGCCCCTGCAAGGCCGGCGTCCAGACGTGCGAGCCAAACGGTGAGTTCGGCGCGTGCGTCGACGCGGTCCTCCCCGCGAACGAGACGTGCAACGGCGTCGATGACGACTGCGACGGCAACGTCGACGACGACCCGAGCTGCGTCTGCGCGCCGGGCGAGACGATGGACTGCTACGACGGACCCCCCGGCACCGCCGGCACGGGCGTCTGCGTGGCGGGCAAGGCCACCTGCGCGCCCGACGGCCAGTCCTACGGCCCGTGCGTCGGGCAGGTCCTGCCCTCGGCCGAGGTCTGCAACATGCAGGACGACGACTGCGACGGCGCGCCGGACGACGGCATCGGCTGCGCGTGCTCGCCGGGCACGAGCATCAATTGCTACACCGGCCCCGACAACACGAACGGCGTCGGCTTGTGCAAGGGCGGCAGCCAGACCTGCCTCGCGGATGGAACGGGCTACGGCGCCTGCATGGGCGAGGTCCTTCCCTCGCTCGACAACTGCGCCTCCCCGGCGGACGAGGACTGCAGCGGCGCGGCGCTCGCTTGCACGGGCAACCACGTCGCGAGCAAGCCGTTCGGCGGCGCCTTGAACCAGGTCGGCCTGGACGTCGCGGTCGACGCCCAGGGCAACGTCTACACGATCGGCCACTTCGAGGGCTCGATCAACATGGGCGGCGCCATCGGCACGCTCACGAGCGCCGGCAGCACCGACGTCCTCGTCGCGAAGTACGACCCCATGGGCAACGTCCTCTGGGCGAAGCAGTACGGCAACACCGCGACCCAGGTCGGCAACGGCATCGCGGTCGACAGCGCGGGCAACGTGTACGTCACGGGCGCGTTCCAGGGCTCGATCAACTTCGGCGGGGGCCCCCTGAACAGCGCGGGCGGCGACGATCTCTACGCCGCCAAGCTCGACACGAACGGCGTTCATCTCTGGTCGAAGAGCGTCGGCAACACCGTGACCCAGCAGGGCATGGACATCGCGGTCGACGCGACGGGCGCGGCCTACGTGACCGGCCAGTTCTCGGGCGACATCAACTTCCCCGGGCTCCTCACGAACGTGGCGGGGCTCGACGCGATGCTCCTCAAGTTCGCGAGCGCCAACGGCAACGCCGTCTGGGGCAGGGCTTTTGGCGGCACGGGCACGCAGTTCGGCTACGAGGTCTCGGTGACCCCCGCGGGTCAGGTCACGTTCGTCGGCGCCTTCCAGAACTCCATCAGCTTCCTCAACGGCAACACGCTCACGAGCGCGGGCGACTACGACATCGTGGTGGCTCGGTACGACAGCGCCGGCACGCACCAGTGGAGCAAGAGCTTCGGCGACGCGGCGAACCAGCGCGCGTTCGCCGTGGCCACGGATCCCACGGACGGCTCCGTCGTCCTCACGGGCGAGTATGCCGGCTCGTTCTCGTTCGACGGCGGCACCACCACGCTCACGTGCGCGGACGGCACGGCCAACGTCGACGGGTACATCGCGAAGCTCGACATCATGGGCAACCACGTCTGGAGCAAGTCGTTCGGCAACCTGACCGCGCAGCGCGGCCAGGGGCTCGCGATCGACGTGTTTGGCAACATCGTGATCACGGGCGAGTTCTTCAACCAGGTCAGTTTCGGCGGCAACACGGTCGTGAGCGCGGGCGGGCGCGACGTCTTCGTCGGCAAGCTCAACCCGAGCGGCGCGCCGCTTTGGCTCTGGCGGTACGGCAGCGGCATGCTGACGAACCAGTCGGGCGAGGCGGTCGCGATCGACCCCCTGACGAACACGTGGGTGACGGGCACCTTCGAAAACATCATCGACTTCGGCGGCGGCCCCTTCACGTCCGCCGGCGCGACCGACATGTTCCTCGCGAAGCTCGCTCCCTGA